The following nucleotide sequence is from Gasterosteus aculeatus chromosome 5, fGasAcu3.hap1.1, whole genome shotgun sequence.
CGTGTCACTATATACAGAACACATATGTACAGATAGTCCTGTGATTAATATCTTTACTTAGAAGCGGGCGGCCATGTGGACCAAATTAAGTCTTTCACATCTAAAAGGCAAAGAGCAAAACTGCTGCTGACAAACGCAAACCTCACTACGCCGGTTTTATTGATTTCTCAGGTTTTTCTCTTTGacctcctgattcctgaaaaggGTTTTGGATGCAACAGCGGGGAAATTCTGGTCCCGCGTTTGaaaaattccttttttttatttttttaattcctcaGATGAGTCACAATCACAACTCTTCAGACCTAGTAAAAAGTATTCAGAAATATATCTGTATAAATACTctcatcaaaataaacacatatacacacgtCTTTGCACTTGCCTCTTGTTCATCTATATAGAATAAAAATATCAGCATCATCAGATGGGGTTCCTATAAACTGCAATGTGGAGGTCGTGAGAACTGAGACTGTAAGAAAAGTGTGCTTCTTTCGCCACcgtggcttcttcttctttttcagcgTTACGACATGATGGGATTGTATCACACCTCAGGGCGGGAGGACTTGGCTTATCGAGGAGGCTTCTGCAGAACGTCACACACGGAGCCTGAAGTGTGCCACCGGAGAGAACAGTTCAACTGGTTTAATTATGACAGTTTAATAGTGTTCTGTTAAACGTTTGTTAGTGTCTGACCCAGTTAGAGTCGAGCTGACGAACATCGGGGGGATTTTAGAAGCTGAAGAGACATTTATTCCCCTATTTGGGcggtggagaccaaaagcaGAGCTAAATCAGAGAATACTGGAGTCTTGCGACGTCCGAGTCTCTCAGTGGATTCAACTCCACTATTTCAGATTGAAACTACTTGAAATGGAAAGGTTTTCATCTTCCTTCAGCATTGTTAAAAGCCTTCCATTTTATACCGGTTTATCTGTCTCATATATTTATTGCCTCTGTGAGGGCATCTATATTGTATCTGGAGGAAATAGTGTCTCATACCTCTCATGTGGCTACAAAATATGATCTGATTTATAGTTTTAGATGTATCATGAATTCTGAAAATGTATGAACAACACATATTCTGTGATTTGTATCGTGATTGATGTAAATATGtagagaaaaaagtttttttatcgGGTGTTGATCCTGGTAGTTATTCTCCTATATCTCTACAACATGCATTCATTCCTGTTTTTACGACAACCTACAGTGCAACATCATATAGAACAattaccaaacacacacacatcacgcacacacactttccaaAACGACATACTAGCACACTCACAGTGGGACAGGAACTTAGGGGCCGAGCAAGGCGTCTCAAACTGAGACCCCTGaggactggaggaggaggcgaggtgGGGcggtgcgaggggggggggggcgcgttctTCCTTCTTTAAAACTCACTGGTGAAAAGCCGCAGGGAGCCTTCGATCCTCCCTGCAGCCCGTCTCTGGTCTCACGCGTCACGTTTAAAGGCAATATTGCAAGTGAGAGTCGAAtaaggcaaaaaaagaaacactaaattcaaataaataaaaaaaaacagccagcataaaatgtcaaattaagtCTCGGAGCTCCCTTGTATGATTTCTTTTCgttgtgtattttttgttgctCTCTTAAAAGTTTTTATTAGCGGATCCTTGCGGATCTAGTAAATGTGAGGCTGAGGTAAACCAGCTTGAGAGGTGAAAGGTCAATGAACTAGATTGTGGCGTTTCATTTAATCAGCTGATGGGGGGATTCATCTGTGACGTCATAGCACTGTGCTCTCtggctcctcctccggctccgcCCCGTTGTTGGTGGATCCAAACAGTGCCAATGAGTTCCTCAAGGTGGAGATGTGGGCCAAGTCAAAAATACCGTCCAGGTCCAGGTTGATGAAGGGGATGTCCAGGTTGCAGAGAGAATCTAACAAGAGACACAGAAGGGGACACGTGGAGTTAAAATACTATTGATTTGATGATCCCAGATGTGGTTTCATTAACACTGGATGATGTCACACGCAGCAGGCGGGTCAGGTTCAAACCATCAGGAGAACTTTAATGATACGgtgaatgaaaaatattttcaaccTATAATCATTGTCActattggattaaaaaaaaactgccaatAATTGGCAAAAATGTGATTCAGACGTGATagattgtagcacttaaattgtacttataacgccactcatctatagcaaattgtaattgttggcttatttgaggaaattgcacttttatgtttcttgttcttctgagtttgtaccctatggttgaatgcacttattgtaagtcgctttggataaatgcgtcagctaaatgacatgtaatgtaatgtaatagatGACTGATCAACTCAGGGAACACAAAACCCTCAATGCAAATGAGTTATACTCACGTATAAACTAAGATACGGACCCCAGTTTAATGCAAATAAACAAGGTTTTCTGTTTGATGACTTCCTGTGTAACACGTGTGATGAACAActgcacagacaggaagtgtgcAGACTGAGGAGCAGCGGTGGTCACAGCACTGTggagagtgggggggtgggggtatggagtgagaggaggggagtgagggggggggggcggtgactGAAAAGCCAGCTGGAGTAGGGCATTATGGGTGGGAATCCCGAGGGCAAAGACGGTTGGGGTCTTTGGCGTGTGCCCCCCGCCCGCCTGTTGAGCCCATGTTAGCCATGCATCGGTCTCAGCCAACATGCAAATAACAACAGAAACGCATAAAAGCTGGTCTGAGAACAGCCGCTGTGTGCCGGCATATACGCATAATGAGGGAGGTCACATGGCCTGGAGGGGTTggagggatggggagggggcGGTAGGCTTCAGCACAGGAACTCCTGCTTACCCTAAAAGTCCCTCTCACACATAGAATCACACTGAACCTCAGGGCTCATACCGCTGTAAGTGAGACAATAAGAGCAGTTGAGAAGAGGGGGGAATTAGACGAAAACATACAGAGAACGCTGAcgtaaacaaataaagaaaacaagggaataaagtcaagaaattaaaaataaagacaagatAAAACAAGTTTCAGTGCAGATTTACTGTATTAAATTTAAACGTGTTTTTCGTGAATATTTATTATATGGGAGAATAGACAAAAAAATAGGAAACTCACCAAATCatcctaaaataataataaaaactctACAGCTAAGTAGGAAAATATGTGTATTTGATTTTGGGGTGAACTGCCTCTTTAAACTAAACAAACTCTAGATGGCACCTGAGTCTCAATCTAGTGTTTAATTTAGCATCACAGTTATTAACATTCTGTAAATGGGCTCCTTGCCAACCAGCAGGGGGTGTAGAGATAACTACATTCACCTTAACGTTTATATATTAATTTGACTGCTGGgtggaaatgaaagaaatatgaatgtatttgttataatattattatttttatattattaatattatattactcACAAGAGCCAGTTTTCTTGTAATAGTTGGCTGAACTATTATCATTAAAGTCATCAACATACTCAGATAGATCCATTGGAGTAACAAGCAAACTACTGTATTTGTAAATCTACCAAAGCAAACGTTTAAGTTTATACTAAGCGTGGTTTCATACACCTCACCTGTGGACATGCTCTCCCCGGGAGACAAACCCTCCAGGAGGCCCGTCGAGTGGTCCAGAGGCTGGGGACTGGTGCCGGGCGTGCCGGGCGGCTGGGGCGGGGGCAAGCTGGGCCTCTGCCGCGGCGGCTTGGGGGTCGGCCGAGCCTTGGTCAGGGTCCCGGCCAGCGAGGGCGGCGAGGAGAGGGACGGGGCGGCGGCCATCTGGATCCCCCCCGGGGAGCCGATGGTGGCGTATCCCTGCGGGTAGCTGAAGCTGTACGGGGACGGGGTGCTGGGGGGGGTGGGCGACAGGCTGACCGGGGAGGGCTGACCCGTCGACTGGTCGGACATGGCTCCCGACTGGCAGTACGGGACTTTGGGGGGGATCGGGGCCAGCTTCTTTGCTGCAAAGACACCGGGAGAAAAATATGTAAATGCATCTATTTTACTTTAGGAGGCTTGCTGGAGgcagatacatttttttatgtattcaCATTTAAACTGATTGAATGATTAAACGTGCTACCTGCTCGTCTACCAGCTGCTTTACAAGGGAGAGCGCTAACAACAGTCATGATGACAATTTGGGGGCGTGGCCGTAGCTTTCTTCGTATTGATTTACCTCTCCTCAGGGTGTGAGGGCTGTGGTCAGACTGTCCACAGGAGGCCATCGTCCCGTGGAGTCCCTTCTGTCCGATCACTGGAGACAGCTCCTTGTTCTTCAGAGTGCTGAGGACAGAGTGAaggagaatcacacacacaggaatgcatCGCCCTTCTCTTTAGTAACATGTCATCCAAGTTTCCAGAAATAAAAGCACCCGTAGTACAGCGTCAAATCGCCAGTGTGACCGCTGTTTGCAGGCAATCACGAAATCAATGACGACGTGCAGCAGAAGCAGTTCAAAACAATCCAAATAAACCGTGATGGTTCGGTGAATTTCCCTCTTTACCATTACGGCGCAGTGCAGCCAGACTGACAATGAAGGTCGAAACATGTTTCATACTCTGAACGACTCTCAGCAGATGAGGCATGAATGGATGTTGAAGCAGCGGTGATTTAAAGACTGGCGGGgtgaggggttgggggggggggggggggcgatgcttAAGAGCATCTTGTTTATTTGGGGCTCGATATCAAGGCAATAACTGCTGTACTTTCACAGATCTGTTGGTTCAGTCTTTTATAATGGCATGCATTAGCTAGTGCAGGCTATGGATTTCctttgttgcctggcaactgccTCCTGAAATATCCTGTCAACGTGAAAAGTCATGGATTGcatttaaaaccatttaaaaaaaagaaagacatggaTCTGATAATGGCGTTCCTGAGGAGAATTCATTTCGATCATCGTCAGATTCACAATAAACAAGAGTAAAGAATAAGGGTaagtggtgagggggggggcatctcaATCTCATccatctccttccctcctcaccCATTCCTCTCTCATCACCCCCATTCTGTGTGTAAGTGGTTCTGGaggtatgagggggggggggggtctggtagcgTTGTCGTAGTTACCTAGTCGGCATGGCTCCTCTCTCCCGGCTACAGGCACAAGCTGCCCGTGGAGGGGGAGCAGACAGGGGGATGTTGGGGGGCTTGGGGGAGCCCAGGAAAAGGTCGTGGCGGGTAAGAACGAGCGGGGGTTTGATGTAAAGGGCGGAGCCATTCTGTTCTGGGGGGGCCGCATGCGAAGCGTTGGACGTGGGGGCCGGTTTGGGCAGGTGCAAGGAGTTGGGTTTCGGGTTGGAGTTGACATCAAGCGGCTGAGGAGACGGGCAGAGGGGgtgagggagcgggggggggctgtggccACAGCGGCGTGAGTGAGGGGACGGGCCGGGGGCCACGGACTCGGGGTTGGGGGCGACGGGGCGCATATACGGAGGTGCTCGGGTGTAGAGATGTTGGTGGGGGAGCGAGTGGGacgagcaagaggaggaggaggaggatgaggaggaagaggggtaAGGGGGAGGCGGCCTCTCCTCCTCGGGAGAGGGGTAGACGTAACAGGAGTCCGACCAATTGGAGGACGCATCGTCGGAGCTGCAATGATAAACACGTCAATGTTTCCTGGGGGACAGCGGGAGGAATTCAGTCATATCTAGCAGGTGGGAGGAATCAATCTGTCTGTTTACGTGTGGGAGGAATATTATTGTGTCAGGACGGTGGTGGGGGAGCAGGTGGGGGCAGAATGGAAGAAATAAAGGTGGTGGTTTGGTGCTATGGTTTTCAAAtaacagagagaaaagaaaaagtcaccTCATCCATTGCAGGGCCTTGCGACAATGGACTGTTATACTGTTAATGATGCTTGGACTAATgaccaagaaaagaaaacagaatcATGCACGTGCAGCAATGAACTACTGAACCAACGGATCCACTTCTTCCACATGTTGTTACGGTAAAAGCTAAAGAGGAGTCAAAACCATCACATAGAATACACCGGttcatcttcacacacacacacacacacacacacacacacacacacacacacacacacacacacacacacacacacacacacacacacacacagggctgctGACAGAGGGTgagcaaaataaacaacaagaaaataaacttaaagagaAGTCACAAGGTTTGACAGGTCATGCTTCATCAGAGGGGAGACACGGAAGTGAGGGGGTGTGGAGGGAGAAAACAGGGAGGAGGCAGCGCTGTCCTGGCATACGCAGCCGGGgggcggaggggtggggggtgttagCAGCAGGTGGGGACCGGTGTGGTTGGAGTCAAACAGGACGACGGGGAcgaggacggggacgggggcACGACAGCCTTACCTGGCTCGGTCGCTGTTagtgggaggaggggcgggggaggggcagGCAGAGAAATCCCCGGGCTGCTCGGGGACGAGCCCGTCggtgggcgggaggggggggtgtacgCTCGGGGGCGTGGAAGAGCATTTACGCGAGGAAGACGAGCCCCGGCGCGACACCCATGTAGTGTCCATCACCCTGACACCCATGCTGCAGCGGGACAGAGATGCACAGCCCATCAAATCAAGGGAGagcgtttgtctgtgtgtgcgtggttcAGGTGGGGTCATCGGGGTCATGGGGGCTGCGAGGACGGGACAAACTTCTCTGAAAGAGGCCTGGATCGCCAGGGTCACTCTGCAACGGACGCACGGACACGTATGGGCCGAGCGTGCAGGAAGCCACATTCTACCTTCagcttaaatgttaaatgtaaactAATCTTTACTTATGACAATCACCTGCAAAGATGACGATGCATGACGGAGGTGAGATGTTAGATATTTTGATTACTGCAAAACGGGAGCAGTTCGGACAAAATGAACAAGATGGAGACTTAATGGTCCTTTTGGCAAAAGTTTGATGAGAAGATTCCATTCATAACAAATCTAGCAGCTAGGAACCAGTTTGATgctaacttcctgttttcctaCACAATGAGGTCATCGTAAATTACATGTGTTGATTATTGAGCTTTCGGGGTCCTTAGttcttatgctaagctaactataTTCTAACATATAGACATTAGCAGAAAGCAAATACGTGCAATCCGTGTTTAAAGAGGGTGAAGGAACTAACTAAACTATAGCTAAGACTAGACGAATGGAAGCCCCTGTAAACACAGAATGAAAGGCctgctttaccccccccccctgcaccccccaCCTATTTGTCACCAGTCTCTGTTGGAATCATTGCACGGAGTCCAAGTGTGTCACCGACACACCTGACTGGAAgcgttaaacacacacacgacaaaCAACCGACACTTTCTGTCAACGTGCGGCTGAGACGAACGGATGACCAATGAGAGAATGATTCTGggtgatgtgggggggggtctatacTGTACCTTTGAATCTTCCTAATGCTGCGTAGTTAAAGACAGAGACAAGCAcaatgaggacagagagaaagcagcagaggaacTTTGGCAGGATGAACTTTCTTTAAGAGAGCCCAGTTGGAGTGAAACGGGGAGGGGtacggaagggggggggtcaggctgAGATCTGCTCTCCCTCAAGCGCTTCAGCCTCGTCACAACCATGAGAGGAAATTAGAGGTCCTTTAAGTGCTAATTAGGGAAACGTTTCCCTAACGGATACTAGAAAATCCCcctaaaaaaatgacaaaaattgtGGGAGGGTTTTTTGCAGATGCAGCGACACTGCATCTACACTACACTACACTACACTACAAACTAATGTATGTGGACCGACTTTTTGTGGATCTCCATGGCTTCAAGGACAGTGCaaggatttttcttttccttgtaCACAATcgtaataaaataatgattacATCCATTTGGGTTGGATTTAGAGACGTTCTTTTTTCCATAAATTGCTGtctattaaagtaaatatatgtaATTACCGCCGTCATTGCTGCACGCCGGTTTTGGTTGCTTAGAAACGGCGGGTTACAAGAGCACAGACCCCCCCAACGTTCCCCCCGAGCTTAGCAAACGCAAGACAGTGAACCAGCTTCCACCTGCGTCCATTGTTTTGGGGCACACAGAGAGTCATTATCTAATAAACTTATTTGTTAGGGCACCAAAGACACGGCCTAACCGTTCTCTCTCTGATATAAAGTCTATAAAAATGAATTATCCCACTGTGCTTTTTATGATTCCAACTATAAATAGTTCTCACTGGCCAGATTAATGCATAAGCTaagtgctgtgtgtgtccttcaacTGGCCCGGCTCAGTGCAGAGAACAATGGGAAATGATTATCATTTCTATTCCTCGCATGAAGGCacaaagattttaaaaaggccGTGCTCAATAAGTGCTAAATCTAAAATATTTTGTACACAAAAACCTGTAATTCAAAGGGAGCCTCACTGTGCTGAGCTTGCTGGTTCTGTGTTTCTATTGAACAGATAatataagacacacacacacacacacacacacacacacacatccaggttTAATTAGCCGAGCTACTTGTGGCTGCAGGGCTTAGTCTAGCCGCAGGGTCTTATAAGGCCACGGGTGTATGAAAGCATGAAAGGAAGAGACAGGGGGAcggacagagaaaagaaagcctCTGAAAGCCTCAGCTAATCCTCCTCCAGAGCTTGAGGTTTTGTCTGATTCCTCATTTCACAGACTAAATGTCATCTTTCACTTCCTTCACTGCCTCACCCCTCTCGATGGGCAGCAGACAAAGAGTGATACGGTGTGCCTTTCTAATCTACCTCATGGTGAAACCTAGGATGAGGTCACCTCTCACATCCGTCCTGTGCAATCAGAATTCTTCTCACTTTTACCTCACATGTCCGACGCTGTCAAAGAGGCGGTTATGTGGAAACGTTACGCACCTCAGAGTGGCCTCGTCAGgggaaacaaatcaaatgaagctGAGTTGTTGGTTAGTATTCACCCTGAATAACACTGTGAACACTATGTTAACTATTATAAACACATAATTTATAGCACAATTCAAAGGGGATGAAGTAATCTGCACATATTTAGGGTCAACTGCAAGACCTCTCGATAAGAACTGGAATGAACAGTATGAAAGAAGTGGACCAGAAGTGACCATAtggcagagacctgtcaatagctccaaagcatcccctgcttcatggtctattcgactctaaatggaccatattTACTAAATGAGCTTCACGGTGTGTTGAATAATACTGGAAACCACAGATTAAGACCAGAAACTCTTGtttactgaagaaaaaaaacaagacggaAGTAGAGTatttttctcatagacttctataggagcagaggagtcgccccctggtggacagtaGAGAGAATTCACCTTAAATTAGACACTTCCAAGGACAATATTTATTCATCGTCTTTTTTCTAGCTTAacacatcttgttttttttgcatgtaaTCCCTAAAAGCTGCAGCTAAATGTGTAAGAACGCAAACCCAGTAGAGGTAAAGAGGTCGTACCCGTCCTTCTTGTAGAACTCCAGCATCATGTTGTCCGTGGCGACGCTGAGCGGTCGTCGGCTCTGGTCGTTCTGTTTCCGCTCCACCTGCTCCATATCCGGTGACGGCATGGAGCTGTAGTTGGCGTTGTGGTTGGCGTGGACCGGGCTGCCGTAGTTCCCTGTGACGTTGAACTCAATTTCTAAAGAGAGGACAATACGCAGGACGTTTTCAGTGCATaagtcaaatcaaaacaaaaaaacctcccGGCTCATCCGCCCTCACCTCCGGGGAAGAACCAGTCGGCGTGTTGGATGATGGGCTCAATGATGCCAACGATCTGCAGCGAAACCGTGGTCATCATCTCAGTGATGTTGCTGctacggagagagagagaggagactttttattttgtggtgGGACGTGTCTCATGTAAGCATTTAGGCGTtttcatggtaaaaaaaaaaagagagtaccATTTGGAAAATGTTGGCCTTTAAAACACTGATTAGAAGTTAGAGAGAAATGGAGTTGTGAGATTTACACAGAGATTTAATGAAGGTGTCCATCAGCCTTTCAGAACTGCTTATCCATCATATTCAGGAGTGAACTTTATAATTAAAAGCTGTGCCTATTGGACATGTTAGTTATTTCCTCTTTGAGCACCATCATGAATATGGAATACTGGACTTGTTCAATTGCCAACTGAAGACCAGAACCTGCCGTCCTGCCTTTTAAACCTGTTGTCATTTATTGCACCTATATGGAAGATTCAAATAGAGGTTGTAAATACCACAACATATTAACTAATGTAGtaaaaatgcattaattaataatttgttAAATCCTCTGtaatcctttcttttttttaaaggtgtaaTGTTTCCCGTGTCTGTTATTTTCCCGAGTGGCAAACTCGAGTTCAGCAGGCCTGAGGCAGCGGTTTTAAATTTGATCTCAGGGGATTATAAGAAGCTTCTGATACTATAATCGGACTATAATCGGATGATAATGGAGGATTGTTCACCACTTAGAGATAGTTTAAAGGGGCCATATTGTGAAAAGGCTCACGTTTTCAGTGCTGTCGCACAAACATTTGTGTATCTGTCTCTCAGAGAGAAACAggctaaaacattgaaaacaggTTTATCCATATAAGAGATATTATGTTATagattttcaaacatttaattaatgtAAACATGTTCAGGAAGAAACTACGTGACCTGGACGTTAAGAGCTTATATCTAACCATTATGCTAtctgttgtatatatatattatgtaacaTGGTACAATAGTGAGTAGATTAGGTGTATTATTCTTTAGGAGCTGTCACAAAGGCCCAATGACTGCACGATTACAATTTAAGCAgcttaaaagaaatgaaaacattggaACTCAGTCTGTGGAGTCTGAGATTTAAAGTTGTACTTTATATAGTGTTGTTACATAAAAGAACTTCATCTCTGAAGTCTCACCCTTCGTCGCGCATCCACAGCAGGTTCGGTCCGAGGACGATGGCGATGTTTCCAGGCGTCATCTTGTTAAAGTCCTGGTATTCGGTCAGCTTGGAGAGGAATTTGATCAAATATCTGCAAATACAGATAcagaaaaaatgatttaaaatgaaatgaattgaccTTCTGTCAAAGCTACTTATtagaaataatataatattatttttgttttatttgttttttgggggggctagTTCATAATGTCAATAAAATGGAATTACATACATGAATACGTCAGTGCAAAAGGATGAAATGTTCTGGTAATGCATGAATTCAGTTAGTTAGTCGTTGACACTGTGCCAAATGGAAAGTCACATTCCCACAGACCTATTTCCTAGTCATGTTTTCAGTGGTCGTATTTACGTGGGATGTAAAGTGAGAAACATGGGAAACAACAGAACGACACTGAGCTGTTCATGTTTCCCACCCTCTTGGCGGTGTCTCATTCTGACAGACAACCACGGTCTGGGGGAGCAGCTGAGCTGGTGACTCATCCTGAGCTCAACTGTTGCATGAACATCAGGCTGCTCATCTGGACGGGCTGACAGGTTTCCTTCGGGAGGACGGCTGTCTAAAAATACGTCCGGTTTGTGCGATTCCACGTTGACGCTTGACAAGTCCTGCAGCATCCCTGCTTGTcgcccttttctctcttccccctcgGCTTTGGATCGCAAGATAAGGCCTGTGGCGAATACCCGCGGCTCGCCTCCACGCAGCAGCAAATACAGCAACGAGTCACGTTTTTTTTGATGaggagagacctgtcaatcacagtagccccgccttgaagcatcccctgctttatggtctgtttgactaaaTGGATCCTAATTTACCAACTGatcatcatgctgtgttgaagaaaatTCGAGATTAAGACACCTAAACTAATATTTACAATGTTccctgagggaataaatcaagagagaagaagagtaatttcctcatagacttctattggaccagaggaggagagaatacAGGTTTGAATCAGAGCAAGAGCCTGGATTACAAGCACCAAACGTTTCAAAGGAGCTTGGAGTTTACGTGCaaacaatgttaaaaatgttttatttatatatcacAAATTGTTTAActggaaagaaaaaggggaaaccTCATGAAGAGACATAGTCGGATTGGGACGGTGTTTATAGAGCACTAGTGACCTGATGAAGTGACACATCATCACTCGTAATCCATCCTGAGTCCGACTGCTGTCATGGCAGTCGGACTAAATGTCTCTTGCAGCTACAAGTTTAACTCAGTCAGCCATGTTATTTGAAAAGTGTCTTAATTCCCCCAAACTTCATGGCTAATCAGTCCATTCCGACGGGCATTTGAAGCCCGACATCCAACGAGAGGGGAGCTCAAGGACGGGGACCCGGAAACAGGGACTCActtgaagttgttgttgttggctaTGGGGAGTTTCTCACACGCGTTCAGGAGAGCCTGCAGCCTCTGGTCCTGATCTTGAATGCTGCAGGGcgacagggagagaaagaatTAAAGCTCGACGCGTCCTCGCCGTCACCGATCTGCCGA
It contains:
- the LOC120819774 gene encoding rho GTPase-activating protein 44 isoform X5 — protein: MKKQFNRMRQLANQTVGRAEKTEVLSDDLLQVEKRLELVKQVSHSTHKKLTACLQGQQGVDVDKKSVRSPSKKLPLTTLAQCMVEGAAVLGDESLLGKMLKLCGETQDKLAHELLLFELTIEGDVVEPLYDLAEVEIPNIQKQRKHLAKLVLDMDSARTRFYQSTKSSGLSRDLQPSGAKADHLREEMEEAANRMEICRDQLSADMYSFVAKEIDYASYFQTLIEVQAEYHRKSLELLQSVLPQIKAHQETWVEKPCYGKPLEEHLALSGRDIAFPIEACVTMLLECGMEEEGLFRVAPSASKLKKLKASLDCGVLDVQEYSADPHAIAGALKSYLRELPEPLMTYELYEDWIQASNIQDQDQRLQALLNACEKLPIANNNNFKYLIKFLSKLTEYQDFNKMTPGNIAIVLGPNLLWMRDEGSNITEMMTTVSLQIVGIIEPIIQHADWFFPGEIEFNVTGNYGSPVHANHNANYSSMPSPDMEQVERKQNDQSRRPLSVATDNMMLEFYKKDGMGVRVMDTTWVSRRGSSSSRKCSSTPPSVHPPLPPTDGLVPEQPGDFSACPSPAPPPTNSDRASPSIINSITVHCRKALQWMSSDDASSNWSDSCYVYPSPEEERPPPPYPSSSSSSSSSSCSSHSLPHQHLYTRAPPYMRPVAPNPESVAPGPSPHSRRCGHSPPPLPHPLCPSPQPLDVNSNPKPNSLHLPKPAPTSNASHAAPPEQNGSALYIKPPLVLTRHDLFLGSPKPPNIPLSAPPPRAACACSRERGAMPTSTLKNKELSPVIGQKGLHGTMASCGQSDHSPHTLRRAKKLAPIPPKVPYCQSGAMSDQSTGQPSPVSLSPTPPSTPSPYSFSYPQGYATIGSPGGIQMAAAPSLSSPPSLAGTLTKARPTPKPPRQRPSLPPPQPPGTPGTSPQPLDHSTGLLEGLSPGESMSTDSLCNLDIPFINLDLDGIFDLAHISTLRNSLALFGSTNNGAEPEEEPESTVL
- the LOC120819774 gene encoding rho GTPase-activating protein 44 isoform X3, with the translated sequence MKKQFNRMRQLANQTVGRAEKTEVLSDDLLQVEKRLELVKQVSHSTHKKLTACLQGQQGVDVDKKSVRSPSKLPLTTLAQCMVEGAAVLGDESLLGKMLKLCGETQDKLAHELLLFELTIEGDVVEPLYDLAEVEIPNIQKQRKHLAKLVLDMDSARTRFYQSTKSSGLSRDLQPSGAKADHLREEMEEAANRMEICRDQLSADMYSFVAKEIDYASYFQTLIEVQAEYHRKSLELLQSVLPQIKAHQETWVEKPCYGKPLEEHLALSGRDIAFPIEACVTMLLECGMEEEGLFRVAPSASKLKKLKASLDCGVLDVQEYSADPHAIAGALKSYLRELPEPLMTYELYEDWIQASNIQDQDQRLQALLNACEKLPIANNNNFKYLIKFLSKLTEYQDFNKMTPGNIAIVLGPNLLWMRDEGSNITEMMTTVSLQIVGIIEPIIQHADWFFPGEIEFNVTGNYGSPVHANHNANYSSMPSPDMEQVERKQNDQSRRPLSVATDNMMLEFYKKDGIRKIQSMGVRVMDTTWVSRRGSSSSRKCSSTPPSVHPPLPPTDGLVPEQPGDFSACPSPAPPPTNSDRASPSIINSITVHCRKALQWMSSDDASSNWSDSCYVYPSPEEERPPPPYPSSSSSSSSSSCSSHSLPHQHLYTRAPPYMRPVAPNPESVAPGPSPHSRRCGHSPPPLPHPLCPSPQPLDVNSNPKPNSLHLPKPAPTSNASHAAPPEQNGSALYIKPPLVLTRHDLFLGSPKPPNIPLSAPPPRAACACSRERGAMPTSTLKNKELSPVIGQKGLHGTMASCGQSDHSPHTLRRAKKLAPIPPKVPYCQSGAMSDQSTGQPSPVSLSPTPPSTPSPYSFSYPQGYATIGSPGGIQMAAAPSLSSPPSLAGTLTKARPTPKPPRQRPSLPPPQPPGTPGTSPQPLDHSTGLLEGLSPGESMSTDSLCNLDIPFINLDLDGIFDLAHISTLRNSLALFGSTNNGAEPEEEPESTVL
- the LOC120819774 gene encoding rho GTPase-activating protein 44 isoform X14, giving the protein MKKQFNRMRQLANQTVGRAEKTEVLSDDLLQVEKRLELVKQVSHSTHKKLTACLQGQQGVDVDKKSVRSPSKLPLTTLAQCMVEGAAVLGDESLLGKMLKLCGETQDKLAHELLLFELTIEGDVVEPLYDLAEVEIPNIQKQRKHLAKLVLDMDSARTRFYQSTKSSGLSRDLQPSGAKADHLREEMEEAANRMEICRDQLSADMYSFVAKEIDYASYFQTLIEVQAEYHRKSLELLQSVLPQIKAHQETWVEKPCYGKPLEEHLALSGRDIAFPIEACVTMLLECGMEEEGLFRVAPSASKLKKLKASLDCGVLDVQEYSADPHAIAGALKSYLRELPEPLMTYELYEDWIQASNIQDQDQRLQALLNACEKLPIANNNNFKYLIKFLSKLTEYQDFNKMTPGNIAIVLGPNLLWMRDEGSNITEMMTTVSLQIVGIIEPIIQHADWFFPGEIEFNVTGNYGSPVHANHNANYSSMPSPDMEQVERKQNDQSRRPLSVATDNMMLEFYKKDGMGVRVMDTTWVSRRGSSSSRKCSSTPPSVHPPLPPTDGLVPEQPGDFSACPSPAPPPTNSDRASTLKNKELSPVIGQKGLHGTMASCGQSDHSPHTLRRAKKLAPIPPKVPYCQSGAMSDQSTGQPSPVSLSPTPPSTPSPYSFSYPQGYATIGSPGGIQMAAAPSLSSPPSLAGTLTKARPTPKPPRQRPSLPPPQPPGTPGTSPQPLDHSTGLLEGLSPGESMSTDSLCNLDIPFINLDLDGIFDLAHISTLRNSLALFGSTNNGAEPEEEPESTVL